A DNA window from Equus przewalskii isolate Varuska chromosome 12, EquPr2, whole genome shotgun sequence contains the following coding sequences:
- the LOC103542762 gene encoding mucin-3A-like, with protein MEVAVDQEFFPDLHDNTSKAYKDFSDNFRSQMQKIYQNVQGFKDVEILSLRNGSIVVDYVVLLELPFSSQLETNYEMVKAALKDELHNVSQDMDSCQNNQTLCFKPDSITVRNDTRMEMTPQAICRRAAPEVYEDYYFPLEEENRLRCVTNCTSDVEGAINCNQGQCFVQKTGPECRCFSTDTLWFLGPRCEVAVQWRALVGGLAGAGALLLLLLLALTFFVRRWRRSGRGGARSWDYDKKWFEIWDEDTAGTFSNSGFQDDQPFKDENFQVALEMVDTNVRVHTQRPEVDLSSM; from the exons ATGGAGGTGGCTGTCGACCAGGAGTTCTTCCCGGATCTCCATGACAACACTTCCAAGGCCTACAAGGATTTCAGTGACAACTTCCGCAGTCAG ATGCAGAAGATTTACCAAAATGTGCAGGGGTTCAAGGATGTGGAGATCCTGTCTCTGAG GAATGGCAGCATCGTGGTGGACTATGTGGTCCTGCTGGAGTTGCCCTTCAGCTCCCAGTTGGAGACAAACTATGAGATGGTGAAGGCAGCCCTGAAAGACGAGCTTCACAATGTCAGCCAGGACATGGACAGCTGCCAGAATAACCAGA CCTTGTGTTTTAAGCCTGACTCCATCACTGTGAGAAACGACACCAGGATGGAGATGACCCCACAAG ccatCTGCCGTCGGGCCGCTCCCGAGGTCTATGAGGATTACTACTTCCCCTTGGAGGAGGAGAACCGGCTCCGCTGTGTCACCAACTGCACGTCAGACGTGGAAGGCGCCATCAACTGTAACCAGGGCCAGTGCTTTGTGcagaagactggtcctgagtgCCG CTGCTTCTCCACGGACACGCTCTGGTTCTTGGGCCCACGCTGCGAGGTGGCCGTCCAGTGGAGGGCGCTGGTCGGGGGCCTGGCCGGGGCCGgagcgctgctgctgctgctgctgctggcgctGACATTCTTCGTCAGGCGCTGGAGGAGGAGCGGCCGAGGCGGAGCCCG GTCCTGGGACTACGACAAGAAATGGTTTGAGATTTGGGATGAGGACACCGCAGGGACTTTTTCCAACTCGGGCTTCCAGGATGACCAACCTT tcaAGGATGAAAATTTCCAGGTGGCCTTGGAGATGGTGGACACCAATGTGAGG GTGCACACCCAGAGACCTGAGGTGGACTTGTCCTCGATGTGA